Proteins encoded together in one Vulcanisaeta thermophila window:
- a CDS encoding MFS transporter → MGRRGENTVILGLTSIGHFINDGNMWLIPGIILPVLSAMGVNYAVIGLLSALYAALSALASPLVPLSVRWLGGYMRAMALGMFLWAFSIGLAAMGFLTRNPYMVYAGVITAGIGAAYYHPIGSALLSMTYGGSAGAALGINGAFGSLGRTLYPLIGSLLVFVGAVTTVYNIWILSLVTTLVGIAVLFYGIYKFDIKPGIKGAGKGDPSVVNTSLKVSAALITLLFVITLLRNTVGQGIQTFLGIYINKVLGIRFGVNYGVVLAILLASAIPGQPLLGWLSDKVGRRTIASLSTFAFALLFIAFIYTGNLVLAFFSLMFLLSNFPLIMAVIGDLFPREQVSWATSIVWNGAVTGGNVLGSLITGLLAQYYVPIYGEVGALEHALLIMSALAFVSGALWLAVPKPPRRSKVPLFG, encoded by the coding sequence ATGGGCAGGAGGGGCGAGAATACCGTGATACTTGGGTTAACATCAATAGGGCATTTTATAAATGATGGGAACATGTGGTTAATACCAGGCATAATACTTCCGGTGCTAAGTGCCATGGGCGTTAACTACGCAGTGATTGGACTACTATCGGCATTGTACGCAGCCCTCTCAGCCCTGGCAAGCCCCCTGGTGCCACTGAGTGTGAGGTGGCTTGGTGGTTATATGAGGGCCATGGCCCTTGGGATGTTCCTCTGGGCGTTCTCCATAGGGTTGGCGGCCATGGGCTTCCTAACCCGCAATCCATACATGGTGTATGCAGGCGTTATAACGGCCGGTATTGGAGCCGCGTATTACCACCCCATTGGCAGCGCCCTGTTATCCATGACCTACGGAGGAAGCGCCGGGGCTGCCCTAGGGATTAATGGAGCCTTCGGTAGCCTTGGCAGGACCCTATACCCACTCATTGGCTCATTACTCGTATTCGTGGGTGCGGTGACCACGGTATACAACATATGGATACTCTCCCTAGTAACGACGCTGGTGGGAATTGCCGTGCTATTCTACGGTATTTATAAATTCGACATAAAGCCAGGCATTAAGGGGGCTGGTAAGGGCGATCCTTCAGTGGTTAACACCTCATTGAAGGTCTCCGCAGCGCTCATAACCCTACTCTTCGTAATAACACTACTGAGAAACACCGTGGGTCAGGGAATACAGACATTCCTGGGCATATACATAAACAAGGTGCTTGGCATAAGGTTTGGTGTTAATTACGGCGTGGTACTGGCCATACTCTTGGCGTCCGCAATACCAGGCCAGCCATTACTGGGTTGGTTAAGTGATAAGGTGGGTAGGAGGACCATAGCCTCCTTATCCACCTTCGCCTTCGCCCTACTCTTCATAGCCTTCATATACACAGGCAACCTGGTCCTAGCCTTCTTCTCATTAATGTTCTTACTGAGCAACTTCCCACTGATAATGGCAGTAATAGGCGATTTATTCCCAAGGGAGCAGGTGAGCTGGGCCACATCCATTGTCTGGAATGGCGCCGTGACCGGCGGTAATGTACTGGGCTCATTAATAACGGGATTACTGGCCCAGTACTACGTACCAATTTACGGTGAGGTGGGGGCGCTAGAGCACGCGCTCCTCATAATGTCCGCGCTGGCCTTCGTATCAGGGGCCCTGTGGCTAGCCGTGCCCAAGCCACCGAGGAGATCAAAGGTACCACTATTCGGGTAA
- a CDS encoding molybdate ABC transporter substrate-binding protein has translation MDYVDISLPGFNMLSDVRGTLSGVRMSLAGNQWFVVNELMDYLGRLGFRVYVETIPPGLVRERALGRALRVGNLVIDVRPDIVSLPTGMLKGLNVTEYFEYVENDLAIVYGSREVRDWCELRGVRVAIPNPVTEGIGQLFRELYMEYCGDYEGLISGNAYLTRIHHREIPALLQGGLIDAGVVWRTEATYWGFKHVVPTRNRVGKLAFALMPWASGEARELFRHLRDPEVRAIYEKYGFRWVAP, from the coding sequence GTGGATTACGTGGACATATCCCTACCGGGCTTCAACATGTTGAGTGACGTGAGGGGTACCCTGAGCGGTGTTAGGATGAGCCTCGCGGGTAATCAGTGGTTTGTGGTTAATGAGCTCATGGATTACCTGGGTAGGTTGGGCTTTAGGGTTTATGTGGAGACCATACCACCAGGCCTTGTTAGGGAGAGGGCCCTGGGAAGGGCGTTGAGGGTTGGTAACCTCGTTATTGATGTTAGGCCCGATATTGTATCACTACCCACGGGTATGCTCAAGGGGCTCAACGTCACCGAGTACTTTGAGTATGTGGAGAATGACCTAGCCATTGTTTACGGCAGTAGGGAGGTCAGGGACTGGTGCGAGTTAAGGGGTGTGAGGGTTGCCATACCAAACCCTGTGACTGAGGGTATTGGCCAGCTATTCCGTGAGTTGTACATGGAGTACTGCGGGGATTATGAGGGGCTGATTAGCGGTAATGCATACCTAACCAGGATACACCATAGGGAGATACCGGCCCTACTCCAGGGTGGGTTAATAGACGCAGGCGTGGTTTGGAGGACCGAGGCAACCTACTGGGGCTTTAAGCACGTGGTGCCCACCAGGAACAGGGTAGGTAAACTAGCCTTCGCACTAATGCCCTGGGCCTCGGGGGAGGCCAGGGAACTCTTCAGGCATTTAAGGGACCCGGAGGTCAGGGCGATTTACGAGAAGTACGGCTTTAGGTGGGTTGCTCCGTAA
- a CDS encoding DsrE family protein → MGLKVVVQVSDIENVQRALTSCKNLINEIPDAQVEVVFHQTAIRAVVRGGGFDDAIRELMSRGVTIVACRNSMRSSGIRDDELIENVKIVNAGVAEIVRRQAEGWTYLRL, encoded by the coding sequence GTGGGCCTAAAGGTCGTGGTTCAGGTGTCGGATATAGAGAATGTGCAGAGGGCGTTGACGTCATGTAAGAACCTAATAAATGAAATACCAGACGCACAGGTGGAGGTGGTGTTCCATCAAACGGCCATAAGGGCGGTTGTTAGGGGTGGTGGGTTTGATGATGCGATTAGGGAGTTAATGAGTAGGGGGGTTACCATAGTTGCCTGTAGAAACTCCATGAGGAGCAGCGGGATTAGGGATGATGAGTTGATAGAGAATGTGAAGATAGTGAATGCGGGCGTGGCCGAGATAGTGCGTAGGCAGGCCGAGGGATGGACTTACCTAAGGCTGTGA
- a CDS encoding fucose isomerase: protein MPGVPRIPIAFISPVIGDLGGPPVSEEWLGERRRAFMSAVRSLYPDVEFVEYVIRDLGDVSDFLRLEGGSVGFLVVSLNSITGLMDPIVMSGKPVLVIAESYAGAGEYMMSIAKARDEGYPVIGVATRDITNPKVLSKVRYLIALARLRGARVLFVVSPSLKSHAYWQFGMNTDLYSVLRLIQSITGITPIIMDANEFRARYYDSVSQDEAREWVERWVRGAEAVNDDSMEELLNAARLYVAMRRAAKELNADAIAVDCIVLYNTGLLKAWPCLGYMQLWYDGIMPVCEADPYAAIPILIGKYLFNVNGFTVNVGVDELTGEFIYHHCYAPTNPHGSPKPEVPYVITKAHLGTKHASIHVRLPVNEDVTVVGFNPEERVLSIHVSRAVGNEFRQEACATKLVASGNARAVVGNWRWRGGWHRVVLYGDHREELAEFAQLLGLGVIYEDV, encoded by the coding sequence ATGCCGGGTGTTCCCAGGATACCCATAGCCTTCATAAGCCCGGTCATCGGTGACCTGGGCGGCCCACCAGTCAGTGAGGAGTGGCTTGGTGAGAGGAGGCGTGCATTCATGAGCGCCGTTAGGTCCCTCTACCCGGATGTGGAGTTTGTGGAGTACGTGATTAGGGACCTGGGCGATGTGAGTGATTTCCTGAGGTTGGAGGGTGGCTCCGTGGGCTTCCTCGTGGTCTCCCTAAACTCAATAACGGGCCTCATGGACCCGATAGTGATGAGTGGTAAGCCAGTCCTAGTGATTGCCGAGTCCTACGCAGGGGCTGGGGAGTACATGATGAGTATCGCCAAGGCCAGGGATGAGGGTTACCCAGTCATTGGCGTGGCCACCAGGGACATAACGAACCCAAAGGTCCTGTCTAAGGTTAGGTACTTAATAGCCCTCGCCAGACTCAGGGGCGCCAGAGTGCTCTTCGTGGTATCACCCTCGCTTAAGTCCCACGCCTATTGGCAGTTTGGTATGAACACGGATCTATACAGCGTGCTCAGACTCATTCAATCCATAACAGGGATCACGCCAATAATAATGGATGCCAATGAGTTCAGGGCCAGGTACTATGACTCGGTGAGCCAGGATGAGGCTAGGGAGTGGGTTGAGAGGTGGGTTAGGGGTGCCGAGGCCGTTAATGACGACTCCATGGAGGAACTACTCAATGCGGCTAGGCTCTACGTGGCCATGAGGAGGGCGGCCAAGGAGTTAAATGCGGATGCCATTGCCGTGGACTGCATAGTCCTCTACAACACGGGGCTCCTCAAGGCGTGGCCCTGCCTGGGATACATGCAGCTTTGGTATGATGGCATAATGCCCGTTTGTGAGGCTGACCCATACGCTGCAATACCCATACTCATTGGTAAGTACTTGTTCAATGTGAATGGCTTCACGGTAAACGTGGGCGTTGATGAATTGACCGGTGAGTTCATATACCACCACTGCTACGCACCCACTAACCCCCATGGCTCCCCAAAGCCCGAGGTACCCTACGTAATAACCAAGGCCCACCTAGGCACGAAGCACGCCTCAATACACGTGAGGCTTCCCGTGAATGAGGACGTTACCGTGGTGGGCTTCAACCCTGAGGAGAGAGTTCTCTCGATACACGTGTCCAGGGCCGTGGGTAATGAATTTAGGCAGGAGGCTTGTGCCACGAAGCTCGTGGCCAGTGGTAATGCCAGGGCTGTGGTGGGTAATTGGCGTTGGCGTGGGGGGTGGCACAGGGTCGTCCTTTACGGTGACCACAGGGAGGAGTTGGCTGAGTTTGCTCAGTTGCTGGGCCTTGGTGTTATTTACGAGGATGTGTAG
- the amrS gene encoding AmmeMemoRadiSam system radical SAM enzyme gives MRAIYSWPTRTYEVGPELLVLPNVRESPLGRALGGGRVQCALCHRRCTLSPGQAGLCGMRFNINSRLYTAAYGLLTAVESRPMEIKPLYHYYPRTSALTISTWGCTFPCAWCQNWHLSKISSLTGEYVQPEKLIEWALENGDSGINISFNEPTLLTEYALDVFKLARERGLHASINTNGYLTPEALEALHRAGMDGMNSDIKGGRETYRYWLAADFDKLMQTLRRAVQLGIHLEVTYLVIPGVNDQEADEVINAVASLGRDVPLHITAYYPAHKLNNPPTPTELIEEIWRRAKKELDYVYVGNVPGHPGQHTYCPRCGAPLIKRFEDRVVDVKLNGYKCPRCGYEIKIRGYVGRYGNIHRRFI, from the coding sequence ATGAGGGCCATTTACTCATGGCCCACCCGGACCTATGAAGTAGGCCCTGAACTATTGGTTCTACCTAACGTCAGGGAGAGCCCCCTGGGCAGGGCATTAGGCGGAGGTAGGGTCCAGTGCGCACTGTGCCATAGGCGCTGCACCCTAAGCCCTGGGCAGGCGGGGCTTTGCGGCATGAGGTTCAACATTAACAGTAGGCTTTACACGGCGGCTTACGGCCTATTAACGGCGGTGGAGTCCAGGCCCATGGAAATAAAGCCCCTCTACCACTACTACCCACGCACATCAGCCCTAACCATCAGCACCTGGGGATGCACATTCCCCTGCGCCTGGTGCCAAAACTGGCACCTCTCCAAGATATCCTCACTAACCGGTGAGTACGTACAGCCCGAGAAACTCATTGAGTGGGCCCTTGAGAATGGGGACTCTGGGATTAACATAAGCTTCAACGAACCAACCCTACTAACCGAGTACGCACTAGACGTATTCAAGCTAGCCAGGGAAAGGGGGCTCCACGCATCAATAAACACCAACGGCTACCTAACACCGGAAGCCCTGGAGGCGCTCCACAGGGCTGGCATGGATGGTATGAACTCGGACATAAAGGGTGGACGTGAAACCTACAGGTACTGGTTGGCGGCGGACTTCGATAAGTTAATGCAGACGCTTAGGAGGGCAGTTCAATTGGGCATACACCTGGAGGTCACCTACCTAGTGATACCCGGGGTTAATGATCAGGAGGCTGATGAGGTAATAAACGCAGTGGCCAGCCTAGGGAGGGACGTACCACTACACATAACGGCATACTACCCAGCGCACAAGCTCAACAACCCACCAACACCCACGGAGTTAATCGAGGAGATATGGAGGAGGGCTAAGAAGGAGCTTGATTACGTCTACGTGGGTAACGTACCGGGGCACCCTGGGCAGCACACGTACTGCCCGAGGTGCGGTGCACCACTCATTAAGAGGTTTGAGGATAGGGTTGTTGATGTTAAATTGAATGGTTACAAATGCCCCAGGTGCGGTTACGAGATAAAGATTAGGGGCTACGTGGGGAGGTACGGCAATATACACAGGAGGTTCATCTAG
- a CDS encoding DUF4870 domain-containing protein, whose protein sequence is MSSISESKIWAAIAWALLIIGAVIALLVRPRDDYVRYWALESIGFTVVVVLAYIAVLIVSFIFAFTIVIPIILKILYGLGVLLAWLIGIFKALTGDRWRPPVIHEVADYIRRALSL, encoded by the coding sequence GTGTCCAGCATCAGCGAGAGCAAGATCTGGGCCGCAATAGCATGGGCACTACTAATCATAGGGGCTGTGATAGCCCTACTCGTGAGGCCAAGGGATGATTACGTGAGGTACTGGGCCCTGGAATCCATAGGCTTCACAGTGGTTGTGGTACTAGCCTACATAGCGGTCCTAATAGTTAGTTTCATCTTCGCATTCACTATAGTAATACCAATAATCCTAAAGATCCTCTACGGACTAGGGGTACTCCTAGCCTGGCTAATAGGCATATTCAAGGCCCTAACGGGCGACAGGTGGAGACCGCCAGTGATACATGAGGTCGCTGATTACATAAGGAGGGCACTATCCCTATGA